A window of the Electrophorus electricus isolate fEleEle1 chromosome 11, fEleEle1.pri, whole genome shotgun sequence genome harbors these coding sequences:
- the rrp12 gene encoding RRP12-like protein codes for MVKSGRLRSGSAQKLKRWKKGHSSDSNPQTSRYRQAARSRFFSRPKEKSDLTIDALKLHNELQTGSLERGAKRTEDAMDEVALTERTSGTFLSGLSDCSNLTFRKVQRYWESNSAAHKEICAVLAAVTEVIRSQGGKETETEYFAALMTTLEAVDSSESLAAVAYLLNLVMKRVPAPVLMKKFSDTAKSFMDVMSKQASADTVSSLRWILSCLAILLRKQELSVWSYPSTLQVYHGLLSFTVHAKPKVRKAAQQGVCSILRGSDCMFAGNAPSHHPAAVTTAKYCIKEMEQAGGSKEDTTTLHVLGLVRELITAFPLSSVKSCCETLLRVMTLSHVLVTAGAMQAFHKLFSGKPNPLAMSPELNAQIIMALYDYVPSENDLQPLLAWLAVMEKAHVHLYSLQSSLSLAHLPRLFSTAMSCLLSPHTQVVSAATHMLKTLINECVAAHMAEIGPVLPTTTSGNGLHIVKMFRVVEEGLSYRFHASWPFVLQILCCFYRAAGKHAHHVMTKSLQSLSDLRATPRFPFCGELDLAVGGAVESMGPQVVLGAVPLLITGIDDDLEFPRSWLIPVIRGHVKNTQLAYFISYFLPLASTLKQKADVLDQSGQKLVSKVYQTLELQIWTMLPGFCTNPTDLRSSFKGIARSLGMAITERPDLRLCIYQALRTIIYKSCETEEEKAEVGHFAKNFLPILFNVHTEQPKLGENDPSRLAVLDTIRAYLAITDQRMVNSFLQKALDKLSSPDSSEFTRLAVMDLVVVMASFVDEETMTHTYELIHSHLESKDSGIQKKAYRVLEEMCGGGAAPCKRFVLTNLEQLKLALLGSLKSASSPAKRPRLKCLIHIVKQLNEEHKDFLTALLPEVIVCTKEMSVGARKNAYSLLVEIGNAFNRFSGNHKDAMNEFLGHVYVGLTGSVTMITCTVLALTRLVFQFKDSIDVSALELLLHNVCLLLGCRTREIVKASLAFIKVLLFALDVKALASHVAVIMEGIGSMKDDMRRHCRTKLKTMFTKLIRKFGFELVKSMLPAEHHKVLANIRKAEARTKRHKLVSKAEEESLDSEEDTPRVATDSIESVLAETDSEDSEDEKPKKGQKKAAKMKAKAWLKEGTSDEPLNFLDPKAAQRVLATNPDVKKSANIEHGFKVTSDGRLIIKEAEEGDGAEDADKEIDDILKEAGIKTKKTQKRTIEDDLDDDMEIEPQMKYKAGGIGIHRPLSGRDESGVNYKSKKGKGDIKKKGKCDPYAYIPLKKAQLNRRKKAKLQGQFKGMVRGAKKGVLSGKRIQKRQRKT; via the exons ATGGTGAAATCCGGAAGGCTGCGGTCTGGATCAGCTCAGAAATTAAAGAGATGGAAGAAAGGACATAGTAGTGATTCCAATCCACAGACAAGTCGATATCGGCAAGCTGCAAGAAGCCGATTTTTCAGCCGCCCCAAAG agAAAAGCGATCTTACTATTGATGCCCTTAAACTTCATAATGAGCTGCAGACGGGTTCTCTGGAGAGAGGCGCTAAAAGGACAGAGGATGCCATGGACGAGGTAGCCCTCACCGAAAGGACATCTGGGACATTTCTTAGTGGGCTGTCTGATTGTTCCAACCTCACATTTAGAAAAGTTCAGCGTTACTGGGAGTCCAACTCTGCTGCACACAAAGag ATTTGTGCTGTACTGGCAGCTGTCACAGAGGTCATTCGCTCTcaaggagggaaagagacagagacagaatactTTGCTGCTTTG ATGACGACCCTTGAGGCAGTGGACAGCAGTGAATCACTGGCTGCTGTTGCTTACCTACTAAACCTCGTAATGAAAAG gGTTCCTGCTCCAGTACTGATGAAGAAGTTCTCAGACACAGCAAAGTCCTTCATGGATGTTATGTCAAAACAAGCCAGTGCTGACACTGTGTCCTCCCTGCGGTGG ATCTTGTCCTGCCTGGCCATCTTATTGAGGAAGCAGGAGCTCTCAGTGTGGAGTTATCCATCCACACTCCAGGTCTACCATGGTCTGCTTAGCTTCACTGTGCACGCCAAACCAAAG GTGCGAAAAGCAGCCCAGCAGGGTGTTTGCTCCATCCTCCGTGGCAGTGACTGCATGTTCGCAGGAAATGCACCCAGCCACCACCCTGCTGCTGTCACCACAGCGAAGTACTGCATCAAAGAGATGGAGCAGGCGGGAG GCAGCAAGGAGGACACGACCACTCTGCACGTTCTGGGGCTTGTCAGGGAGCTCATCACGGCCTTCCCACTCAGCTCAGTGAAGTCCTGCTGTGAGACCCTCCTTCGTGTAATGACCCTTAGTCATGTG CTAGTGACAGCAGGTGCCATGCAGGCCTTCCACAAACTCTTCAGTGGCAAGCCCAACCCTTTGGCCATGTCTCCAGAGCTTAACGCCCAGATTATAATG GCGCTGTATGACTACGTCCCTAGTGAAAATGACCTTCAACCACTGCTAGCCTGGCTTGCAGTCATGGAGAAAGCTCATGTCCATCTGTACAG CTTGCAGAGCTCTCTGAGTCTGGCCCACCTCCCTCGTCTTTTCTCCACGGCTATGTcctgcctcctctctccacacacgcAGGTCGTCTCTGCTGCTACCCACATGCTGAAG ACCCTGATCAATGAGTGTGTGGCTGCTCACATGGCAGAGATTGGGCCTGTACTTCCCACCACAACCTCTGGTAATGGGCTTCACATCGTAAAGATGTTTCG ggtggtggaggagggctTGTCGTATCGTTTCCACGCCTCCTGGCCCTTCGTGCTGCAGATCCTTTGTTGCTTCTATAGAGCCGCGGGGAAACATGCACACCATGTAATGACCAAG AGCCTGCAGTCGCTGAGTGACCTGCGGGCCACACCAAGGTTCCCATTCTGTGGGGAGCTGGACTTGGCTGTAGGGGGTGCTGTGGAGAGCATGGGCCCTCAGGTGGTTCTTGGCGCTGTCCCTCTGCTCATCACTGGCATAGA TGACGACCTGGAGTTCCCACGCAGCTGGCTCATCCCCGTCATCAGAGGGCATGTGAAGAACACTCAACTCGCCTACTTCATCTCCTACTTCCTTCCCTTGGCTTCTACACTGAAACAGAAAG ctgATGTGTTAGACCAGTCGGGACAGAAACTGGTGTCTAAAGTATACCAGACGTTAGAGCTGCAG ATTTGGACAATGCTTCCTGGGTTCTGCACTAATCCCACTGACCTGCGCAGCTCCTTCAAAGGCATAGCCCGCTCTCTGGGTATGGCTATCACTGAGCGCCCTGACCTCCGGCTCTGCATCTATCAAGCTCTGCGCACGATTATCTACAAGAGCTGTGAGACAG aggaggagaaggctgAGGTGGGCCACTTTGCTAAGAACTTTCTGCCCATTCTGTTTAATGTGCACACTGAGCAGCCTAAGCTTGGAGAGAATGACCCTTCCAGACTCGCTGTCCTCGACACTATTCGTGCCTATCTGGCCATCACTGATCAGAGG ATGGTGAACTCTTTTCTGCAGAAAGCCTTGGACAAGCTTAGCAGCCCTGACAGCTCAGAGTTTACAAG ACTTGCTGTGATGGATTTGGTAGTAGTGATGGCTTCATTTGTGGACGAGGAGACTATGACACATACCTATGAACTTATCCATTCTCACTTGGAG AGTAAGGACTCTGGTATACAGAAGAAGGCATACCGAGTGCTAGAGGAgatgtgtgggggaggggcggcgCCGTGTAAGAGGTTTGTCCTGACCAATCTGGAGCAGCTCAAACTGGCCCTGCTTGGCAGCCTGAAGAGTGCTTCCTCACCTGCCAAGAGA CCCAGACTTAAGTgcctcattcacattgtgaagcaACTGAATGAAGAACACAAGGACTTCCTCACTGCCCTCCTTCCTGAG GTTATTGTTTGTACAAAGGAAATGTCTGTTGGAGCCCGCAAAAATGCCTATTCTCTCCTGGTGGAAATTGGCAATGCCTTTAATCGATTCAGTGGAAACCACAAAG ATGCTATGAATGAGTTCTTGGGCCACGTGTATGTTGGACTCACTGGATCAGTCACCATGATTACCTGCACCGTGCTGGCCCTCACCAGACTTGTGTTTCAGTTCAAAG ACTCTATAGATGTGTCAGCGCTGGAGCTGCTCCTGCATAACGTGTGTCTGCTGCTGGGCTGCAGGACACGGGAGATCGTCAAAGCCTCGCTGGCCTTCATCAAAGTCCTCCTCTTTGCCCTGGATGTGAAGGCTCTTGCCAGTCACGTGGCCGTCATC ATGGAGGGCATTGGTAGCATGAAAGATGATATGCGAAGACACTGCAGGACTAAACTGAAGACCATGTTCACCAAGTTAATCCGGAAGTTCGG cttTGAGCTGGTAAAGAGCATGCTCCCTGCGGAGCACCATAAGGTGCTGGCGAACATCCGCAAAGCAGAGGCCAGGACAAAGAGGCACAAACTTGTGAGCAAGGCTGAGGAGGAGAGCTTGGATAGTGAGGAGGACACCCCCAGAGTTGCAACTGACAG TATTGAGTCTGTCCTGGCGGAGACTGACTCAGAGGACTCGGAGGATGAGAAGCCTAAGAAAGGGCAGAAAAAGGCAGCTAAAATGAAGGCTAAGGCGTGGCTGAAGGAGGGCACATCAGACGAACCACTCAACTTCCTTGACCCCAAGGCAGCCCAGAGAGTTCTCG cCACCAACCCTGATGTGAAGAAGTCAGCAAATATTGAGCATGGGTTCAAGGTGACATCAGATGGGCGATTGATCATTAAGGAAGCTGAGGAGGGTGATGGAGCTGAAG ATGCTGACAAAGAAATTGATGACATTCTAAAAGAGGCTGGAATCAAAACT AAAAAGACCCAGAAGAGGACAATCGAAGATGATTTGGATGACGATATGGAAATCGAACCACAGATGAAATACAAAG CTGGTGGCATTGGGATCCATAGGCCACTGTCTGGAAGAGACGAATCTGGTGTTAATTATAAATCTAAG AAGGGGAAAGGTGACATTAAGAAAAAGGGAAAGTGTGACCCCTATGCCTACATCCCTCTCAAGAAAGCCCAGCTCAACCGCAG GAAAAAGGCCAAACTGCAGGGCCAGTTTAAAGGAATGGTCAGAGGAGCCAAGAAGGGGGTCCTGTCAGGAAAGAGAATACAGAAGCGCCAGAGAAAGACCTAA
- the zdhhc16a gene encoding palmitoyltransferase ZDHHC16A translates to MRLCSSVIHLLMRCLRGCSRQTRGHMLGRLREPLSYISLIMQSLCYNSLTNSDVVTDSLFEPVFWMVDILTRWFGKVFVFLVVTLTSSVLLIAYVSILPLALRTYSIGWIAWHVCYGHWNLVMIVFHYYKATRTSPGYPPKMKNDISFVSVCKKCVIPKPPRTHHCGICRTCVLKMDHHCPWLNNCVGHFNHRYFFFFCLYMTLGCLYCSISGRNLFIDAYNAIDHFKHMDVEKQGVPVTGEGLLIGILPQESMTGKSYQRETSSYTFKDRMFHKSIIYMWVLTSTVAVALGGLTAWHAILISRGETSIERHINSKEAKRMKKRGKVYKNPFNYGKVNNWKMFFGVEKRSHWLTRVLLPSGHVPYGDGLTWDIYPLKKDMIPV, encoded by the exons ATGCGACTGTGCAGCAGTGTCATCCACCTGCTGATGAGATGCCTGAGGGGCTGCTCCAGGCAGACACGCGGCCACATGCTTGGCAGGCTGAGAGAGCCCCTAAGCTACATCAGCCTCATTATGCAGTCCCTCTGCTACAACTCACTCACCAACTCTGATGTGGTGACAGATTCTCTCTTCGAGCCAGTCTTCTGGATGGTGGATATTCTAACACGTTGGTTTGGGAAG GTCTTTGTATTTCTAGTAGTGACTCTCACCAGTTCCGTACTCCTTATTGCATACGTCAGCATCCTCCCCTTGGCTCTTCGTACCTATTCTATCGGCTGGATAGCATGGCACGTGTGTTATGGACACTGGAACTTAGTCATGATAGTCTTCCATTACTACAAGGCTACCAGGACATCCCCTGGGTACCCTCCTAAG ATGAAGAATGACATTTCGTTTGTATCTGTCTGCAAAAAGTGTGTAATACCCAAACCACCAAGAACTCATCACTGTGGGATTTGCAGAAC GTGTGTACTGAAAATGGACCATCACTGCC CTTGGCTTAACAACTGTGTTGGACATTTCAACCATCgatatttcttcttcttctgtctctaCATGACTCTCGGCTGCCTCTACTGCAGCATCAGTGGCCGTAACCTTTTCATAGATGCGTATAATGCCATAGAT CACTTCAAGCACATGGATGTGGAAAAACAAGGGGTTCCAGTGACAGGTGAAGGCCTGCTCATAGGAATCCTGCCACAAGAATCCATGACTGGGAAG AGTTATCaaagagaaacatcatcttaCACTTTTAAGGACAGGATGTTTCATAAGAGCATTATCTACATGTGGGTCCTTACAAG CACGGTAGCTGTTGCTTTAGGGGGCTTGACAGCATGGCATGCGATCCTCATCTCCCGTGGAGAGACCAGTATTGAGAGACATATCAACAGTAAAGAGGCCAAACGAATGAAAAAGCGAGGAAAG GTCTATAAGAATCCCTTCAACTATGGAAAAGTGAACAATTGGAAGATGTTCTTTGGTGTAGAGAAGAGGAG TCATTGGCTGACGAGGGTTTTGCTACCTTCTGGACATGTTCCTTATGGTGATGGTCTGACGTGGGACATCTATCCACTTAAAAAAGACATGATTCCAGTTTGA
- the ubtd1a gene encoding LOW QUALITY PROTEIN: ubiquitin domain-containing protein 1a (The sequence of the model RefSeq protein was modified relative to this genomic sequence to represent the inferred CDS: inserted 2 bases in 1 codon; deleted 1 base in 1 codon), which translates to MSFSGSEKIWDALGAVIVATECNDQGIPLTHGSIMECYDVVGNHXTTYCLAPSVNLILEHDDTGVSTHNELQNRGEDEEQFHLKRCLSKGKYLCLTTSMAPSICQLKMHVQLQEHIEVTCQHWLFLSGKLLTNRMLLRDTKIQMDFVIQVLLTQPVIPN; encoded by the exons ATGAGTTTCAGTGGTAGTGAAAAGATTTGGGATGCCCTCGGAGCTGTTATTGTGGCCACTGAGTGCAATGACCAAGGAATCCCACTAACACATG GTTCTATAATGGAGTGCTATGATGTGGTGGGGAACCA AACTACATACTGCCTGGCTCCTTCAGTTAACCTGATCTTGGAGCATGATGACACAGGTGTATCCACACACAACGAGCTACAGAACcggggtgaggatgaggagcagTTCCATCTGAAGAGATGCCTCTCCAAAGGGAAGTACCTGTGTCTGACCACCAGCATGGCCCCCTCCATCTGCCAGCTCAAGATGCATGTGCAACTTCAGGAGCATATCGAAGTCACCTGCCAACACTGGTTGTTTCTCTCCGGCAAGCTGCTCACCAACAGAATGCTCCTCCGGGACACC AAAATCCAGATGGACTTTGTAATCCAGGTCCTTCTTACACAACCTGTCATCCCCAACTGA